The Desulfoscipio gibsoniae DSM 7213 genome contains a region encoding:
- a CDS encoding hydantoinase B/oxoprolinase family protein: MAKKFEKTLDPVTFEVLRGGFNYIPERMFFTLQRTSFTPIIYE; this comes from the coding sequence ATGGCCAAAAAATTTGAAAAAACATTGGATCCAGTTACATTTGAAGTACTTAGGGGCGGATTTAACTATATTCCGGAAAGGATGTTTTTTACCTTACAACGGACGTCTTTTACTCCAATTATCTATGAGTAA